The genomic DNA GATCCTCTCTCCAACCTCGATCAGCCTCGGTCCATTCGCGTTCTTAATCTCCAGACCAACAGATCGAGCATCAATGATTGCGTAGTGCATCCCGCCCCATGCATATCAACCGAAATCACACCCAGCCCGGGAACATCCACCGGCAGATCAAGCTTGTACACAAAAGCAGGCACATTGTCAAACGCCACAGCCTTGCACTTCCCATCCTCACAGTCCGCCGTCACGCTAACCAGGCCAGCCGGGGTATCAAGATTCAATTTGGTAACCGGCTccgtcatcttcgtcatTCCCGTATCAAGCAACACCGTTGCCGTAGAGATGGTGTTTCCCCCGGACATAGGCGGGTATTCGTCGCTTTCCATAATGAGCAATCCTGCGTCTGCGCGAGGATCGCAAGGAGACAGAACAAGATTCATGCACATTTGCAGGTCGGCTGCGGGGCTCGTTCATAAGGAATTTTCGGATGTCGTCTGCTTCATTTTGGAAGTATAGTAGCTTTTCGTACATCGTCTTGCAGTGTGGTGGGTTGAAGACGCCGCCGACAATCACGTCGCCGACTTTGCCGGCGCAGTGAACGCCCACAATGGAAATGGTGCGTGTGAGCCTCATTGTGTGTGTAGTATATGGAGCAGATAGTTCAGAGAACAAGTATGGAGCGTATGGTGGGTTTATATCTACCTTTCACATTGATGCTCTATTGGTTCCCCAGTTCTACCACGGGAGGCATGCCGGCCTACCTTAATCGAGCCTCTACCCACTATTGAAGATTTCCTGCGACTGATTTCCGAGTCCCAATCCCAGACATAACTGCTGAAGTGCGGAGCTCTGATATTCTCAACACTGGAAAGGAGCGAAAATAAGGTTTCCTTTACTTCTCCCCCGCAATTTATCATCGTGCTTGGTTGAGATAGAACCATCGGGAATGCACCCGATCAGGTACAGCTTATCGGGAGAGCTTCCGATATCACTAACGGGAGATATCAAAACGCATGTAGATGGAGCTACAATCAATAGAGAACACCCCCGCATTTCGGCGGCGGGGATGCAGGATTGACCTCTGCTGCAACGCATCATCTTTGCGATGAAAGTCTTATAATCATGAATCTATCACCAGAGTCCCGTGTCAAGAAACGTTCATCGAATGCGTATGTTCTTTAAGCAACTGAATTTCGATTGAGAAAATACTGATATAATTCAGCTGCCAACGATGTCGGCGACACAAGATCAAATGCTCCGGTTCTCAGCCCTGCGATACATGCAGGAAGCGCAAGTTGAACTGTGTGATTGATGACCGCGCGCAGAAGGTATTGGTGGCTCGAGGGTATGTTACTGCACCTTCTAGTTGGCCAATGCTAAGACCTGCTCAGTTACATTGAGGATCTACAGAGGAAGGTGACCTTGCTGGAACAAAGTCAAGAGTTACCGAGTCCGCAGACTTTTTCGGATGATTTTGATAGACCAGATTCTCGTAATTCTCACCGAACCAGTTCTTCATTCGGTGGCACCGCTAATTGTCATAAGGCGATACGACAGGACTTTTCGAGGGCCCTGAATGGGATCAGGCTGGCGAAAATGACCCCGAAATAACCAACCCGCTCTCGACAGGTCCATCGACGTTCATGTCGACAGGATTTGGCCGAACATGTAGGTTTCGCATTAGCCTTACCCTTACAGAATCTGACCCCCTAGCAGTCTACCTGGGCACCTCGTCCAATTGGTCCTTTGCTCGAAAGGTTCTAAGCATGATTCACGAGCATCTCTACGACTCCCCTCTCCCGACAGACAGGCGTCATTTCGACGAGACTGCCTACGAACTAGGCTGGGATGGCTTGCGAACGTCCATGTCAACTGAAGTTCCAATGGTTCCCACCCTCGACTTCTCCATGTACCTCCTCAACGCGGTCAAATTCCATGTTGGCCAACTATTCCATATCTTCGACGAGCTGTCCTTTATGGAGGGCCTCTACGCCTACCACGAGAATCCTGTCCATCGGACTTCCGCCGATCCCCTGTGGTATATTCAATATCTACTAATTCTGGCATTTGGCAAGGCCTTTACAGTGCAAAGAGGCCCAAGTACTCGGCCCGCGGGATGCGAGTTTTTTGTCAAGGCGCTGCAGCTACTACCGGATTTGACCCATCTCAACCAATATCCAATGATATCAACTGAGATCCTGTGCTGCGTAGCACTGTATCTACAGTCTCTGGACTTTCGGTCGTCAGCCTACGGTTTTGTGAGTACAGTAATCGCTCAATTAAATGACAAGTAGCTCATATGTATGAAATACTACAGATCGGCCAAGCCGTGCGACTTTCTCTGGCCTCCGGTATGCACACAAACATGCCAATTGACCATCTAGGCGGAGAAGCGCTTCAGCGACGACGCAGAATCTGGTGGACGGTATACATCCTCGACCGCCAAATGACTTCTCTGATGGGTCTTCCACAGTCAATCGAGGATAACCAGATCTATCATGAGCTCCCGCTGTTCCCTGAATCACCACATAAGGTCACCGCGCTGAGTATAGAAATTAAAATGTGCCAGATCATTGCAGACGTCAACAGGAGTAGGCGCCCAACTCTTTTGAGAAACTGTGAGATAAGCTAACGCAGAAGCAAGCTGTATATGGAGTCGATGGTCGTCTCAATAGGAAGTTCCTCTCGAGTACCAAGACTGCTCTGGGGAATACCGCCAACCTAGACACCAGATTGCAAGAGTCCCATCGTCTCGGGCTAGATGAGTCTAGTCCAAATGGGGTGTCTCGTCTGTCAGCACATCTTCACCTCTTATACCATCAGGTACATCTTCACTTATGTTGTGATCCTTTGACACATCTGACCAATTCTGTAAAGTGCATAGTACTAGCAACACGACCACTATTATTCTGCTTTTTGAAAATGCGACTTCAAAGCTTGGACCCAAACGCAAAGCCTCTCACCTCCTCAGCTATCGTTTGCAAACTGCTTCAGGTATGCGTCGAGTCTGCTAAGCAAATGCTGAACATCCTTGTCATTCTGCAAAAGCAAACTTTGCTTGGTAGGGATCATACATTCCTTACATTGATGGCGTATCAAGCTAACATGTACCAGATAGCTTCCTCCCATTCGACCTCGAATCCACATTCGTATCCGCCCTAGTACTCTTGCTAGCGCCCTTTGTCGATCCATATCTTTTAGACGACTCTCTGCCATGGCTCCAAAAGGCATACGATGTCCTAGACGAAATGATATACCGTGGAAATCAAATCGCCGCGTTTCGAAGATCAGATCTCGAGCAACTGCACGATCTGCTGAGAGAGTCTTCAGGACAATGTGGTCGCCGCGAGGAGATGATCTCTCACATGTCATTGCTTTATAGTGAGGAGAGTCAGTTTGGGGATGCTGCTGACTTGACGACTGCTGATAtaatggctgtagcggagtCGATTGATtctgtggatgtggattggATGGCGCATGCTGTTACGGAGAATTGTATTTGGTGAGCTATGTGATGGTGCTTGTAAAGGAATGAAATACTCCATGCTTCAAAGCATAGGGTTAGGTTTCTATCAAGATGTCTTCTGGTAGACTCAGCTTGAATCCAAGGGGGTTTGCTGCCTCTTCTTGTAAAGGTCCAGGATAGCATCACCAACTGTAAGATCCGTAAGGCTCACTCCGACACTCTTATAAACAACAAAACCCTCCGAAAAAAACCAGTTCATCTTCTCCGCATGCTCCTTAGTCGAGCTCACTCCCTTCCTCAAGGCAATAATCTCACCAAGCTCAACAACATCATTCGCCGCAATCCCACTCTGAACCAATTCACCACAGCTTTCGATACCAAACTCGCGATCATCGATGATTATCACACCCCTACCCTCTTTCCCAGTCAGAGGATTGTATCCATAACTGGCTGTGACGGCATCATGTAACAGTGAGGGATCTAGTTCGATCATGTCTGGCTGCCAGGAGCCAATTGCTGAGATCAATGGCCGTCTCCTCCCGTCCTCAGTCTTCGTAAGATAGCTAGCAGGGAAGAGGGGTTTCTTGGATGACGTAGTGCAGAAAATGCAATCAGCATTTCTCAAACAACTCTCAATCTCCCACTGAGCGTTGAAAGCAGTAGAGTTGATATAATGAAAAGAACACCCAGACTTCCACCGAACCCGATTATCCTCCGAAACCGTAGCAACAAGCCCATCAACTCGCTCCTTGGACGGACTAACATAAGTAATACTCCTAACCTGCTCACCCCGAAGTGTCAAAATAAGCCGTGTATGCCACAGCGCCTGCATCCCAGCTCCAAAAATCACAATATGATCAACATGCCTTCTCCAAGAAAACGGAACCATAGCATTCATCGAGGTTCGGTATCCCGTTACTTCATCGGAGCTGAGGAGTCCAGTTGGGTTTCCCTTGCTATCGGTAAGCACTATGGCACCGTGCAGCGGACTCTTTCTGCCCTGACCGTCTGGCCCTGGTTCAACGGTGATTTTGGTGCCGATGCATGTGTTTGAGGTGAATGGTCGGAAGAGAGTGTTTTGTCCGTTGGGGCGGTT from Aspergillus chevalieri M1 DNA, chromosome 1, nearly complete sequence includes the following:
- a CDS encoding fungal specific transcription factor domain-containing protein (COG:S;~EggNog:ENOG410PMHC;~InterPro:IPR007219;~PFAM:PF04082;~go_function: GO:0003677 - DNA binding [Evidence IEA];~go_function: GO:0008270 - zinc ion binding [Evidence IEA];~go_process: GO:0006351 - transcription, DNA-templated [Evidence IEA]), whose amino-acid sequence is MSTGFGRTFYLGTSSNWSFARKVLSMIHEHLYDSPLPTDRRHFDETAYELGWDGLRTSMSTEVPMVPTLDFSMYLLNAVKFHVGQLFHIFDELSFMEGLYAYHENPVHRTSADPLWYIQYLLILAFGKAFTVQRGPSTRPAGCEFFVKALQLLPDLTHLNQYPMISTEILCCVALYLQSLDFRSSAYGFIGQAVRLSLASGMHTNMPIDHLGGEALQRRRRIWWTVYILDRQMTSLMGLPQSIEDNQIYHELPLFPESPHKVTALSIEIKMCQIIADVNRTVYGVDGRLNRKFLSSTKTALGNTANLDTRLQESHRLGLDESSPNGVSRLSAHLHLLYHQCIVLATRPLLFCFLKMRLQSLDPNAKPLTSSAIVCKLLQVCVESAKQMLNILVILQKQTLLDSFLPFDLESTFVSALVLLLAPFVDPYLLDDSLPWLQKAYDVLDEMIYRGNQIAAFRRSDLEQLHDLLRESSGQCGRREEMISHMSLLYSEESQFGDAADLTTADIMAVAESIDSVDVDWMAHAVTENCIW
- a CDS encoding uncharacterized protein (InterPro:IPR008794); this translates as MRLTRTISIVGVHCAGKVGDVIVGGVFNPPHCKTMYEKLLYFQNEADDIRKFLMNEPRSRPANVHESCSVSLRSSRRRRIAHYGKRRIPAYVRGKHHLYGNGVA
- a CDS encoding uncharacterized protein (COG:E;~EggNog:ENOG410PHTM;~InterPro:IPR036291,IPR003462;~PFAM:PF02423) — translated: MTSIQVLDNPTMYNLLINLSKEESLTFREIIEHTLESFSVNGERQYQPPPSIVNRPNGQNTLFRPFTSNTCIGTKITVEPGPDGQGRKSPLHGAIVLTDSKGNPTGLLSSDEVTGYRTSMNAMVPFSWRRHVDHIVIFGAGMQALWHTRLILTLRGEQVRSITYVSPSKERVDGLVATVSEDNRVRWKSGCSFHYINSTAFNAQWEIESCLRNADCIFCTTSSKKPLFPASYLTKTEDGRRRPLISAIGSWQPDMIELDPSLLHDAVTASYGYNPLTGKEGRGVIIIDDREFGIESCGELVQSGIAANDVVELGEIIALRKGVSSTKEHAEKMNWFFSEGFVVYKSVGVSLTDLTVGDAILDLYKKRQQTPLDSS